A genomic window from Blastococcus saxobsidens DD2 includes:
- a CDS encoding cobalt-precorrin-6A reductase, with protein MGVSGRVLVLGGTGEARRLAAALVADGVDVASSLAGRVTAPVLPAGEVRVGGFGGVDGLAAWLDARAVRAVVDATHPFAATMTASAAAATGAVGIPLLRLHRPGWVAQADDDWRWVDGLGEAADAVQGFGSVFLTTGRQGLGAFAGLTAHCLVRSVDPPSPPLPARTTIVLARGPFTVADELELLRRHAVEVVVTKDSGGAMTAAKLTAARELGLPVVLVRRPPLPPGVPTVATVDEALAWVHDAVGPRRA; from the coding sequence GTGGGCGTGAGCGGCCGGGTGCTCGTGCTCGGGGGCACCGGTGAGGCGCGGCGGCTGGCCGCGGCGCTCGTCGCCGACGGGGTCGACGTGGCCAGCTCGCTGGCGGGGCGGGTGACCGCACCCGTGCTGCCGGCGGGCGAGGTGCGGGTCGGCGGCTTCGGCGGGGTGGACGGTCTCGCCGCCTGGCTCGACGCCCGAGCGGTGCGGGCGGTCGTGGACGCCACGCATCCCTTCGCCGCGACGATGACGGCGTCGGCCGCCGCGGCGACCGGAGCCGTCGGCATCCCGCTGCTGCGCCTGCACCGACCGGGGTGGGTGGCGCAGGCGGACGACGACTGGCGGTGGGTGGACGGTCTGGGCGAGGCCGCCGACGCCGTCCAGGGGTTCGGTTCGGTCTTCCTCACCACCGGGCGGCAGGGGCTCGGCGCGTTCGCCGGGCTGACGGCGCACTGCCTCGTGCGCTCCGTCGACCCGCCGTCCCCACCGCTGCCCGCGCGGACGACCATCGTCCTCGCGCGGGGGCCGTTCACGGTCGCCGACGAGCTCGAGCTGCTGCGACGGCACGCGGTGGAGGTCGTCGTCACCAAGGACAGCGGCGGCGCCATGACGGCGGCCAAGCTCACCGCAGCCCGCGAGCTCGGGCTGCCCGTCGTGCTGGTCCGGCGCCCCCCGCTGCCACCCGGGGTGCCGACGGTCGCGACCGTCGACGAGGCCCTCGCCTGGGTGCACGACGCCGTCGGTCCGCGCCGCGCCTGA